Within the Sulfurospirillum barnesii SES-3 genome, the region TGGTATCAATGAAGAAGATGCTGAACGTTTTTTAGATGGTACGATGTGTGCAACAGAACAATATGAAATTACTAAAAGTTCACGTCTTCTTTTACATGCACAAAGTTTATCATTTGAGTACAAAGGGATCTCCTATAATATAGAATCTTACTTTGACGCTCAAACAGAATTTTATAAATTGATGAAAGGCTAAAAATGAAAACAGTTACGGTAGATGGTAAGTGTGTAATTCCCAGTAAAGTCGTGTGTGTGGGACGAAATTATGTCGAGCATATCAAAGAGTTAAAAAATGAGATTCCTACATCTATGGTTATCTTTATGAAACCTAACACGGCAATCAGTGCAGAGCTTATAACAGGCAAACAAACACCGCTTCATTATGAAGGAGAAATCTCATTTTTAATCAAGCAAAGAAAAATAAGTGCTGTTGGTTTTGGGCTTGATTTAACTCACAGAGAACTTCAAAGTGAGCTCAAAGCAAAAGGCTTACCGTGGGAGCGT harbors:
- a CDS encoding fumarylacetoacetate hydrolase family protein encodes the protein MKTVTVDGKCVIPSKVVCVGRNYVEHIKELKNEIPTSMVIFMKPNTAISAELITGKQTPLHYEGEISFLIKQRKISAVGFGLDLTHRELQSELKAKGLPWERAKAFNGAAVMSSFVSIKEEDIDKLSLQLWINGVLVQEGGVELMIYKPLAIIKEINTFSTLEDHDIVMSGTPKGVGSYVKGDIFVGKIFVDKKELLSQEWIAQ